In one window of Methanosarcina vacuolata Z-761 DNA:
- the cydB gene encoding cytochrome d ubiquinol oxidase subunit II, whose product MFDFLTHDMLAVIWFFLWCVIWGVYFIADSFSLGAGLLTPFIATDKVQRTQIQSSVGPFWGGNEVWLILAAGGTFAAFPLVFSKMFTFLYIPMLLLLIGLIARGISIEYLHKDENPQIQKILMLGWFAGSLLISLVLGVAFANFFKGLEIASRGVYEGTLLGLFSPYALLGGVLFVLMSVTSGALWINVKTEGAIAAKAGNLAKKSTLIVLVLALVYLAYSFVGIEGFTINYSATPALYLLPVLAVVGAVLAVFFAKKDRGFPAFCSNLLTLLFVVESGLASIYPYMLKSSISPEYGINIFEAASSHMTLSVMLGGALVFVPIVIIYQLWAYTLFKEKIKETEQVEY is encoded by the coding sequence ATGTTTGATTTCCTTACTCATGATATGCTTGCAGTTATCTGGTTCTTCCTGTGGTGTGTAATATGGGGGGTTTACTTCATTGCCGATTCCTTTTCCCTTGGAGCAGGTCTTCTAACACCCTTTATTGCCACAGATAAGGTGCAGAGGACACAAATCCAGAGCTCTGTTGGCCCTTTCTGGGGCGGTAATGAGGTATGGCTCATCCTGGCTGCAGGCGGAACATTTGCTGCGTTCCCTCTGGTATTCTCGAAGATGTTTACATTCCTTTATATTCCGATGCTGCTGCTGCTTATCGGCTTAATTGCAAGGGGAATTTCCATAGAATATCTCCACAAGGACGAGAATCCCCAGATACAGAAGATCCTTATGTTGGGATGGTTCGCTGGAAGCCTGCTGATTTCTCTGGTCCTGGGAGTTGCATTTGCGAACTTCTTCAAGGGGCTCGAAATCGCATCAAGAGGAGTTTATGAAGGTACTCTTCTAGGACTTTTCAGTCCGTATGCATTGCTAGGTGGCGTCCTTTTCGTGCTTATGAGTGTTACTTCAGGTGCGCTCTGGATCAATGTTAAAACTGAAGGTGCCATAGCTGCAAAAGCAGGTAATCTGGCAAAGAAGAGTACTCTTATTGTACTTGTACTTGCCCTGGTCTATCTGGCATATTCCTTTGTGGGTATCGAAGGTTTTACGATCAACTATTCAGCTACTCCAGCTCTGTATTTATTGCCAGTTCTTGCGGTAGTGGGAGCTGTCCTTGCTGTGTTTTTTGCAAAAAAGGACAGGGGATTCCCGGCTTTTTGCAGCAATCTCCTGACGCTTCTTTTTGTTGTTGAAAGTGGGCTTGCAAGTATCTATCCTTACATGCTTAAGTCCTCTATATCTCCTGAATACGGAATAAATATCTTTGAAGCAGCATCAAGCCACATGACTCTGAGCGTTATGCTTGGAGGAGCATTGG
- a CDS encoding cytochrome ubiquinol oxidase subunit I produces the protein MIELLLLSRLQFAITAAFHFLFVPLTLGLALLVAGMETMYYKNKDENWRKMADFWGRIFKINFAIGLVSGLTLTFQLGTNWGAYAEFMGDVFGPPLAVEALLAFFLEGTFFGAWIFLNRDRQKLKAFSMWMVALGTNISSLWIIIANGFMQHPVGYNMAADGSKVVMTDFLALITNGYVWYMMVHTLLAAYLLTAFLMMGICAYHFLKGNNNEVFKKSFSIAVAIALVTAVVLPVLGHGYAQYVTELQPAKGAAMDAIWETGSGEPMYLIQIPDSSTGSNSVQLLGIPGLASFLYTGSFSGTITGLNQLPHDELPPVEMIFWSFRLMTILGSLFIIEALLGLYLQKSGKLYTSDKYLKLMMWSIPLPYISITAGWIVAEVGRQPWIVYGLLKTANGISSVPISDVLLSITLISAFYLILMIFEIYLIKKTVVNATGVE, from the coding sequence ATGATTGAATTGCTTTTATTAAGTCGGCTTCAGTTTGCCATAACAGCTGCGTTCCATTTCCTGTTCGTTCCACTAACATTGGGACTTGCATTGTTAGTGGCAGGTATGGAAACAATGTACTATAAGAACAAAGATGAAAACTGGCGAAAGATGGCCGACTTCTGGGGTAGGATATTCAAGATAAATTTTGCAATAGGTCTGGTATCAGGTCTTACATTGACTTTCCAGTTAGGCACTAACTGGGGTGCCTATGCAGAATTCATGGGAGATGTCTTTGGACCGCCTTTAGCTGTGGAAGCATTACTGGCTTTCTTCCTTGAAGGTACTTTCTTTGGCGCATGGATATTCCTGAACCGCGACCGTCAGAAACTAAAGGCATTTTCGATGTGGATGGTCGCTCTGGGCACTAACATTTCTTCATTATGGATTATCATTGCTAACGGTTTTATGCAGCATCCAGTCGGCTATAATATGGCTGCTGATGGGAGTAAGGTTGTTATGACAGATTTCCTTGCTCTAATAACGAACGGCTATGTTTGGTACATGATGGTACACACTCTGCTTGCAGCTTACCTGTTGACCGCATTTTTGATGATGGGGATCTGTGCATATCATTTCCTTAAAGGAAACAACAATGAAGTGTTCAAGAAGTCTTTCAGCATAGCAGTTGCCATAGCACTTGTGACTGCAGTCGTGCTTCCTGTTCTTGGTCACGGTTATGCACAATATGTTACTGAGCTTCAGCCTGCTAAAGGAGCGGCAATGGATGCGATATGGGAAACAGGTTCAGGAGAACCCATGTACCTGATACAGATACCTGATTCAAGCACTGGTTCAAATAGTGTTCAGTTGCTGGGAATTCCAGGTCTTGCAAGTTTCCTGTATACAGGAAGTTTCAGTGGAACAATAACAGGACTTAACCAGCTACCTCATGATGAATTGCCACCCGTGGAAATGATATTCTGGAGCTTCAGGCTGATGACAATTCTGGGGTCCCTATTCATTATCGAGGCTCTTTTAGGCTTATATCTTCAAAAATCAGGCAAGCTGTACACATCAGATAAGTATCTGAAGCTGATGATGTGGTCTATTCCTCTTCCATATATTTCCATAACTGCTGGCTGGATTGTAGCTGAGGTTGGAAGGCAGCCATGGATAGTATATGGTCTGCTAAAGACAGCAAATGGCATATCATCGGTTCCCATATCGGATGTGTTGTTAAGTATTACCCTTATAAGCGCATTCTATCTGATCCTGATGATCTTTGAGATATACCTCATAAAGAAAACCGTAGTTAATGCTACAGGAGTTGAGTGA
- a CDS encoding Fur family transcriptional regulator: MKPTEKADMKYTNQRVEILTFLREHDGHPTVDEVYDGVRKKLTRISKATVYKNLKFLTEKGLLEEVNVKGVSRFEANFIPHHHLICRECGMMEDFNSEQLLDYSMKIAEEIEGFTIVSTSTNFYGVCKKCKESQEI; the protein is encoded by the coding sequence ATGAAGCCCACAGAGAAAGCTGACATGAAATACACAAACCAGAGAGTCGAAATACTTACTTTCCTGCGCGAACATGATGGTCATCCCACTGTAGACGAAGTTTATGATGGGGTCAGGAAAAAACTGACGCGTATAAGCAAGGCTACTGTATATAAAAATCTTAAATTTCTTACGGAGAAAGGTTTACTGGAGGAGGTGAATGTAAAAGGAGTCTCAAGATTTGAAGCAAATTTCATTCCACATCACCATCTAATCTGCCGGGAATGTGGAATGATGGAGGATTTCAATTCTGAACAATTATTGGATTACTCGATGAAGATAGCTGAGGAGATAGAAGGATTTACTATTGTTTCAACGAGCACTAACTTTTATGGTGTCTGTAAGAAGTGTAAGGAGTCTCAGGAAATCTAA
- a CDS encoding SAM-dependent methyltransferase, whose product MNKMFKEITGPGSKTAMGVLLARHFESQKPEDERICYDPYAVYFINPEILEWGANHPDEARKMHEQLDKFFPGRNNSIAARVRFFDDFVKKSIDEGIEQLVILGAGYDSRAYRIEGLEKIKTFEVDHPATQNIKMEKIKIIFGSLPDHVVYVPCDLETEDFGQRLIDMGYSRHVKTLFLMEGLLMYLQPKVVDEILSFIVKNSGKNSSILFDYFPQSAVDGSSKLEAGRNIRNQVSQLGEPFKFGIKEGTVDIFLTQRGFTQVYNVTMEDCKKAYFQGINKNRIVDSLKSFVYAVVQ is encoded by the coding sequence ATGAACAAAATGTTTAAGGAAATAACAGGACCAGGCAGCAAGACAGCCATGGGAGTTTTACTTGCCAGACATTTTGAATCGCAGAAGCCCGAAGACGAACGAATCTGTTATGACCCGTATGCAGTCTATTTCATCAACCCGGAGATTTTGGAGTGGGGAGCTAACCATCCAGATGAAGCAAGAAAAATGCATGAGCAGCTGGACAAATTTTTTCCGGGAAGAAATAACTCAATCGCTGCTAGAGTCAGATTCTTTGACGACTTTGTTAAAAAATCAATAGATGAAGGTATCGAGCAACTGGTTATATTAGGTGCAGGATATGATTCACGTGCCTATCGGATTGAAGGATTGGAGAAAATCAAAACTTTTGAGGTAGACCATCCTGCTACACAAAATATAAAAATGGAAAAAATAAAAATTATCTTTGGCAGTTTGCCAGATCACGTTGTCTATGTCCCTTGCGATTTAGAAACCGAAGACTTTGGTCAAAGGTTGATAGACATGGGATATAGCCGGCACGTTAAGACTCTTTTCCTGATGGAAGGGCTCTTAATGTATCTTCAGCCAAAGGTGGTAGATGAAATCCTATCCTTTATTGTAAAGAACTCAGGAAAGAACAGTAGCATTCTCTTTGATTATTTTCCCCAGTCTGCAGTTGATGGAAGTTCTAAACTTGAGGCGGGGAGGAACATTCGGAATCAAGTATCACAGCTGGGAGAACCGTTTAAGTTCGGTATCAAGGAAGGAACAGTTGATATATTCCTTACACAGCGTGGATTTACACAGGTATACAATGTAACTATGGAAGATTGTAAAAAAGCCTATTTTCAAGGAATAAATAAAAACAGAATAGTTGATAGCCTGAAGTCTTTCGTCTACGCCGTTGTTCAATAA
- a CDS encoding class I SAM-dependent methyltransferase, producing the protein MRVITKILLKILGFFVLLQIALRILKRFYVFSPPAFMGPFLDSGFRRKLQPPDKVIRRSGITEGMRILEVGCGSGAFTTFAAKASGIKGEVYALDIQPKMLMQLKKKLSRPENRDIKNIKLVEGDVHKLPFDDNSFDLVYTVTVLQELPDKNRALKEMKRVMKPGGILAVTEFLLDPDYPLKSTTIKLGEEAGFILDKVAGNLWNYTVRFKAQKSM; encoded by the coding sequence ATGCGGGTAATTACAAAGATTTTACTGAAAATTTTAGGTTTTTTTGTTTTATTGCAAATTGCATTAAGAATTCTAAAAAGATTTTATGTATTTTCACCACCAGCATTCATGGGACCTTTTTTAGATAGTGGTTTTAGAAGAAAATTGCAACCTCCTGATAAAGTAATAAGGCGAAGCGGGATAACAGAAGGAATGCGTATTCTGGAAGTTGGATGCGGAAGCGGAGCGTTTACAACCTTCGCTGCAAAGGCCAGTGGAATTAAAGGAGAGGTATACGCTCTTGATATTCAACCAAAAATGTTAATGCAGCTAAAGAAGAAACTATCCAGACCAGAAAACAGAGATATCAAAAATATCAAGCTTGTAGAAGGAGATGTGCATAAACTACCCTTTGATGATAATTCATTCGATTTGGTGTATACGGTAACAGTTCTTCAGGAACTCCCAGACAAAAATAGGGCTTTAAAGGAGATGAAAAGAGTTATGAAACCTGGTGGAATTCTTGCAGTAACAGAATTTTTACTTGATCCAGATTACCCTTTAAAATCTACTACTATTAAGTTAGGAGAAGAAGCTGGTTTTATCCTGGATAAAGTTGCAGGAAATCTCTGGAATTATACTGTAAGATTTAAGGCACAGAAATCTATGTGA
- a CDS encoding PGF-pre-PGF domain-containing protein — MTNKKKLNSIPLTASLLFFLIFGSCIASAGTETRLIHGERLTSEISFSGNYAFWTESAGNDVHAYDLTTGKRTDISGHAADGQINAHEKTRIKTSTTAFSPSIYNDKIVYADNRNLETNPDVRENDAGNSTVTKPNSINVTPPQAQVADFAAPNNTIVYGFWPSWSYLESYQPDWNTLTHVSYSKWTVNSDGTLTDPANMSNYYVIRNQAHQRGVKVTLCIYSNDPYVMDSVIANHQTDFINNISNSLQMYGADGVNLDLETPTDINSITGTSNVPLFENLMANLHITLKAANPAYHISLDVPWGIKYAATFKNANLTKYTDSVFLMSYDYCNRKTTAPNSPYNSSIRYDAIDSISETSKYFNKSQIILGLPFYGYDYSTDSNQPGANITREQAIFIGTAVNNSQVHGRIWDSDSNTPWYFYKAGDTWHQVWYDDDESLKLKYQYAKSENLGGVGFWALGYERNYSNIWKVFQLDPVADFSASVTSGYTPLSVQFTDLSQHAILRNWNFGDENTSTEQNPLHTYSAAGTYIINLTVSNGNHTASKTATIIVFEENNSSGGTSGSGHRSSSGDSSGSGHSSSSVGGGGGGSPELQSNVQVKELSQAAVINGKSVTFDFPKNVTCVVYVNFDSKKTFGKTTAITEQLKEKSSLVSILPDGEVYRSFNVWVGNGGIATSKNMENPIVCFKVEKSWVKDKDIDKSSITLNRYNDKKWEQFPVSLLGEDNEFLYFTAKTSGFSSFAITGTVKPLPEEIVTKIEIDYPETINNTSSKEPQTEQNEIPSTPGFEIYYGIASLFAVLLYKRK; from the coding sequence ATGACAAATAAGAAAAAATTGAATTCAATACCTTTAACCGCATCACTCTTGTTTTTTTTAATTTTTGGCTCATGTATAGCATCGGCTGGAACAGAAACTCGGCTCATTCATGGTGAGCGATTAACATCAGAAATATCTTTCTCTGGCAACTACGCTTTTTGGACAGAGAGTGCTGGGAATGACGTACATGCTTATGACCTGACTACAGGAAAACGAACAGATATTAGTGGTCATGCTGCAGACGGCCAAATTAATGCGCATGAAAAAACCCGCATAAAAACAAGTACTACTGCATTTAGTCCATCTATCTATAACGATAAAATCGTATATGCAGATAATCGCAATCTAGAGACCAATCCAGATGTAAGAGAAAATGACGCTGGCAATAGTACGGTGACGAAACCGAATAGTATTAATGTAACTCCCCCACAAGCACAGGTGGCAGATTTCGCTGCGCCTAACAATACTATAGTATATGGTTTTTGGCCCAGCTGGTCTTACCTTGAATCCTATCAACCAGATTGGAATACCTTAACTCATGTTTCATATTCTAAATGGACTGTAAACAGTGATGGCACACTTACGGACCCCGCAAATATGAGTAACTATTATGTAATTAGGAATCAGGCACATCAACGTGGAGTAAAAGTAACACTGTGTATCTATTCAAATGACCCATATGTAATGGACAGTGTAATTGCAAACCACCAGACAGATTTCATAAACAATATCTCAAATTCATTACAGATGTATGGTGCAGATGGAGTAAATTTAGACCTGGAAACACCGACCGATATAAACAGTATCACCGGGACTTCAAATGTTCCTTTATTTGAAAATTTAATGGCAAATCTTCATATAACGTTAAAAGCTGCGAATCCCGCTTATCATATTTCTCTCGATGTTCCCTGGGGCATAAAATATGCTGCGACCTTCAAAAACGCAAATCTGACAAAATATACCGATTCCGTTTTTCTCATGAGTTATGATTATTGTAATCGTAAAACCACTGCTCCCAATTCACCATATAACAGTTCAATTCGATATGATGCGATTGACTCGATAAGTGAAACATCAAAATATTTTAATAAAAGTCAAATAATATTAGGCTTGCCTTTTTATGGTTATGATTATTCGACAGACTCCAATCAACCAGGAGCAAATATTACCAGGGAACAAGCCATATTTATAGGAACTGCGGTGAATAATTCTCAGGTTCATGGCAGAATTTGGGACTCCGATTCCAATACTCCCTGGTATTTTTATAAGGCTGGTGATACATGGCATCAAGTATGGTACGATGACGATGAATCACTTAAATTAAAATATCAATATGCAAAATCCGAAAATCTAGGTGGAGTAGGTTTTTGGGCTTTGGGATACGAAAGAAATTATTCTAACATCTGGAAAGTGTTTCAATTAGATCCTGTAGCGGACTTCAGCGCCAGTGTCACGAGTGGCTATACCCCTCTCTCAGTCCAGTTTACCGACTTGTCGCAACACGCAATATTAAGGAATTGGAACTTTGGAGATGAAAACACTTCAACTGAGCAGAACCCATTGCACACTTACTCTGCAGCAGGAACCTATATTATTAACCTGACAGTAAGCAATGGAAATCATACGGCCTCAAAAACTGCTACAATAATTGTGTTTGAAGAAAACAACTCAAGTGGTGGCACTAGTGGAAGTGGTCATAGGAGCTCAAGCGGTGACAGTAGTGGAAGTGGCCATAGCAGCTCTAGTGTTGGAGGAGGTGGAGGCGGGTCTCCGGAGCTTCAAAGTAATGTCCAGGTAAAGGAACTTTCACAAGCTGCTGTTATAAATGGGAAATCTGTAACGTTCGATTTCCCAAAAAATGTAACCTGTGTTGTGTATGTGAATTTTGATTCGAAGAAAACTTTCGGGAAGACAACAGCCATTACTGAACAGCTCAAAGAGAAATCTTCTCTGGTTTCCATACTGCCCGACGGTGAAGTCTACAGATCCTTTAATGTCTGGGTAGGAAATGGAGGAATTGCAACCTCAAAGAACATGGAAAATCCAATCGTGTGTTTCAAGGTTGAAAAATCCTGGGTAAAGGACAAAGATATCGATAAATCTTCTATTACTCTTAATAGATACAACGATAAAAAATGGGAGCAATTTCCAGTAAGTCTTTTAGGAGAAGATAATGAATTCTTATATTTCACAGCCAAAACTTCAGGGTTCTCTTCATTTGCAATAACGGGTACAGTGAAACCATTACCTGAAGAAATTGTAACGAAGATAGAGATTGATTACCCTGAAACAATTAACAATACCTCAAGTAAAGAACCACAGACTGAACAAAACGAAATTCCAAGCACACCAGGTTTTGAGATTTATTACGGAATAGCCAGCCTGTTTGCAGTGCTCCTGTATAAAAGGAAGTAA
- a CDS encoding chorismate--pyruvate lyase family protein, which produces MSGDFLEKLKSFEIPTCLRVCCGTDGSVTFLLEIMTRKPVNVTTESQYTIKADKTIAALLGVEEGSEVNDRIVRLSAGNTTFVHARSLSPLDRMPNTMKEQLMRADIPIGRILRSHNLETRRDMAELEILEGESTFDGIPVLSRSYKIVHNNHVLMWINERFPIDERWKL; this is translated from the coding sequence TTGAGTGGCGATTTTCTGGAAAAACTGAAGAGCTTTGAGATTCCCACCTGCCTGCGGGTCTGCTGCGGAACCGACGGCTCTGTGACCTTTCTGCTGGAAATAATGACCCGAAAGCCGGTAAATGTAACAACTGAGTCTCAGTATACCATTAAGGCTGACAAAACGATTGCTGCGCTTCTCGGCGTAGAAGAAGGCAGTGAGGTAAACGATAGAATAGTCAGGCTCTCTGCAGGGAACACAACTTTTGTCCATGCAAGGTCCCTCTCCCCTCTGGATCGCATGCCTAATACCATGAAGGAACAGCTCATGCGGGCTGACATCCCGATCGGCAGAATCCTGCGCAGCCATAACCTTGAAACCAGACGCGACATGGCTGAACTTGAAATCCTGGAAGGGGAATCAACTTTCGACGGCATACCTGTCCTTTCTCGCTCCTATAAGATAGTCCACAATAACCATGTCCTCATGTGGATTAACGAGCGCTTCCCTATAGATGAGCGCTGGAAGTTATAA
- a CDS encoding DUF5611 family protein — protein MQQYKLKRGFKPDIDRIYSVMAECFSGEISKSEGVLETSYGAMSEIKVWIEKKMLYVDTVSDKTVTDDGTALQTNKAFRDFLYKATGYTAKERVKNAKKEVGEE, from the coding sequence ATGCAGCAGTATAAATTGAAGCGCGGTTTTAAGCCTGATATTGACAGGATTTATTCTGTAATGGCGGAGTGTTTTTCCGGGGAGATCTCCAAAAGCGAAGGAGTCCTTGAAACCTCCTATGGAGCTATGTCAGAGATTAAAGTCTGGATTGAGAAAAAAATGCTCTATGTAGACACAGTTTCCGATAAAACAGTAACTGATGATGGAACTGCCCTGCAGACCAATAAGGCCTTCCGGGATTTCCTGTATAAGGCTACCGGTTACACAGCAAAAGAGCGAGTAAAAAATGCTAAGAAAGAAGTCGGTGAGGAGTAA
- a CDS encoding methanogenesis marker 2 protein — MNLEELAERIKNFEGVTRKKQIEDIVSVFKAVRPEYQNAIVDFGDDAAVIDIGGDDVILFAADGIWGKLLDASPWWAGYGAVVVNVNDIAAMGGKPLAMVDIASSNSETACKELMEGLAEGVRKFGVPVVGGHVHPDTDYNSISVAIIGIVKKDCVIRSDTARPGDLVIAAYDMDGKIGPNSPYSWDTTSFKDPAVLRKSYLVTQEIAKRKLVTAGKDISNPGLIGTLGMLCETSRVGAAVDLEKVPRPENVDFEQWLKVHPGTGYVFTADLEKAEECRKVFEEAGLTAAIIGKIEEGSKLDMYNKTDRVTVFDFSRESITGICSE; from the coding sequence TTGAACCTGGAAGAGCTTGCAGAAAGGATAAAAAACTTTGAAGGGGTTACCCGAAAAAAACAGATTGAGGATATCGTTTCAGTTTTCAAAGCCGTTCGTCCGGAATATCAGAACGCTATCGTTGATTTCGGAGACGATGCGGCAGTTATCGATATAGGAGGAGATGATGTTATCCTCTTTGCAGCAGATGGGATCTGGGGAAAGTTACTGGATGCCAGTCCCTGGTGGGCAGGCTATGGAGCCGTAGTCGTTAATGTAAATGATATTGCAGCAATGGGGGGAAAACCTCTTGCTATGGTAGATATTGCTTCCTCTAACTCCGAGACAGCCTGTAAGGAACTCATGGAAGGCCTGGCTGAAGGGGTCAGGAAATTCGGGGTCCCGGTTGTAGGCGGCCACGTCCATCCTGACACTGATTATAACTCCATTTCCGTTGCTATTATCGGAATAGTGAAGAAAGATTGCGTAATCCGGAGCGATACTGCTCGGCCTGGAGACCTGGTTATTGCCGCTTACGATATGGACGGAAAAATAGGGCCAAATTCCCCTTATAGCTGGGACACAACATCTTTTAAAGATCCGGCAGTGCTCAGAAAGAGCTATCTTGTAACCCAGGAAATTGCAAAAAGAAAACTTGTTACTGCAGGAAAAGACATAAGCAATCCCGGGCTCATAGGAACGCTTGGAATGCTCTGTGAAACAAGCAGAGTTGGCGCAGCCGTAGACCTTGAAAAAGTCCCGAGACCCGAAAACGTGGATTTTGAGCAGTGGCTAAAAGTGCATCCCGGAACAGGCTATGTGTTTACTGCTGATCTGGAAAAGGCCGAAGAATGCAGAAAGGTCTTTGAAGAGGCTGGGCTTACGGCTGCTATTATCGGAAAAATTGAGGAAGGTTCAAAACTCGATATGTATAATAAAACAGATAGAGTTACGGTATTTGATTTTTCAAGGGAAAGCATTACAGGCATCTGTTCCGAATAA
- a CDS encoding 4Fe-4S binding protein has product MVAKVNADSCTGCGTCVDECPAAAISLSDDDIAVVDENECLDCGACEDACPNNAITIE; this is encoded by the coding sequence ATGGTAGCAAAAGTTAATGCCGATTCCTGTACTGGCTGTGGAACCTGTGTAGACGAATGCCCAGCAGCTGCAATTTCTCTCAGCGACGATGATATTGCAGTCGTCGATGAAAATGAATGTCTTGACTGCGGTGCATGCGAAGATGCCTGCCCGAACAACGCAATCACAATCGAGTAA
- the nifB gene encoding nitrogenase cofactor biosynthesis protein NifB codes for MPEDNPIDNTNRPEFDEGLLRKIAEHPCYDKKAQHKYGRIHLAVAPSCNIQCNFCVREFDCVNESRPGVTSKVLTPQEALEKTRQIITDYPFIKVVGIAGPGDPLANKETFETFELIKNEFPELTLCMSTNGLLLPEKLEDILRVGVSTLTVTINAIDPEIQAKIVDHVVYHGKVYRGIEGAKIQIKNQLEGVKAAVDAGIVIKVNTVLVPGINDKHVVEIARKLNELGVYIMNIMPLINQGAFADIEPPTAEERKAVQQACEPYVLQMRHCRQCRADAYGLLAQDMSQMSEERRKLIKIQTKEDIEKARKILKENGEQEA; via the coding sequence TTGCCAGAAGACAATCCTATAGATAACACAAACCGCCCTGAATTTGACGAAGGGCTCCTGAGAAAAATTGCCGAACATCCCTGCTACGACAAGAAAGCCCAGCATAAGTACGGGAGAATTCACCTGGCTGTGGCTCCTTCATGCAATATCCAGTGTAATTTCTGCGTAAGGGAATTTGACTGCGTAAACGAGAGCCGCCCAGGAGTTACAAGTAAGGTCCTTACTCCACAGGAAGCCCTTGAAAAGACAAGGCAGATTATAACAGATTATCCCTTTATCAAGGTTGTCGGAATTGCAGGTCCTGGTGACCCTCTGGCCAATAAAGAGACTTTTGAAACCTTTGAACTGATCAAAAACGAATTTCCTGAACTCACGCTTTGCATGAGTACAAACGGGCTCTTGCTTCCCGAAAAACTGGAGGACATTCTGCGTGTAGGAGTTTCAACATTAACGGTAACAATAAACGCGATTGATCCCGAAATTCAGGCAAAAATCGTGGATCATGTAGTTTATCACGGGAAGGTCTACAGGGGAATCGAAGGCGCAAAAATCCAGATAAAGAACCAGCTTGAGGGCGTTAAAGCGGCTGTCGATGCAGGCATTGTTATCAAGGTAAACACCGTACTTGTCCCGGGAATTAATGACAAACATGTGGTTGAGATTGCCAGAAAACTCAATGAACTCGGTGTATACATAATGAATATCATGCCCCTTATTAACCAGGGAGCTTTTGCAGACATTGAGCCGCCTACCGCAGAGGAAAGAAAAGCTGTACAGCAGGCATGTGAACCCTACGTCTTGCAGATGCGCCATTGCAGGCAGTGTAGAGCTGATGCATATGGATTACTTGCTCAGGATATGTCGCAGATGAGTGAAGAACGCAGAAAGCTCATAAAAATCCAGACAAAAGAAGATATCGAAAAAGCAAGAAAAATCCTTAAGGAAAACGGTGAGCAGGAAGCTTGA
- the queD gene encoding 6-carboxytetrahydropterin synthase QueD, whose amino-acid sequence MTKMRLGVIDYIDSAHYLPGHGKCGRVHGHTYKIEVLVEGEVRENGMVIDFYDLKKGIKETLEEYDHTLLNEIIEFPSSEHLCQHIHSRLLERFGFPLQVRVWEGEGKWCEMDNFSE is encoded by the coding sequence ATGACAAAAATGAGATTGGGAGTTATTGACTATATTGATAGTGCCCATTACCTTCCTGGACATGGAAAATGCGGAAGAGTACACGGTCACACTTATAAAATTGAGGTCCTGGTAGAAGGTGAAGTCAGGGAAAATGGAATGGTTATCGACTTTTACGACCTGAAGAAGGGAATTAAGGAAACCCTTGAAGAATATGACCATACCCTGTTAAATGAAATCATCGAATTTCCAAGTTCCGAGCACCTCTGCCAGCACATTCACTCCCGGCTCCTGGAGAGATTTGGCTTTCCCCTTCAGGTAAGGGTATGGGAAGGGGAAGGTAAATGGTGCGAAATGGATAATTTCTCGGAATGA